The Chlamydia poikilotherma DNA segment CTGGATTCCTTCGCCATACATCAGGAACGTAGGATACAGCTAGGCTATAAAAATCCGGATGGGAGTGAGAACGCCTATCAATTTTAAATCCACAAGGAATCGCTAAGTTAATCAAACGAGACGAACAGAAGGATCGTGCTTCTGCGAGTTTTTCTCTAAAGGATCCATGTTCAGCATAGCCAAGTTGAACATTCACAAAAGGAACGAATTGATTTAGATGTAATTTAGTAGTTTGCAAAACAATAGGTAAGCTTCCACCTACTTCTCCTAACCAGCAATTATTATCCCAATTGCCATCTTCTTCAGGAATGAAGGTATAGCGTGTTTTCATATCTTCGTTAGTATGACTGTAGTTAATTCTTGCAGCAAAGGATGTGAAGATAGTGTTGGTTAATGGATGTTTTATTGATAGGTAGGCGCTACCGACTATGGCTTGTGATTTTGTTGTAGAGACTACGTAGTCTTTAGATTTACCGAATACCTGGGAGAAGGCTATTCCAAATACAGAATCAGAAATTGTTTGTGAATTTCCTCCAATAACGTAACCACCACTAATACGACGGAAACCATGAGATACGCTATTGCGATCATGGTGGAAGACATTAGAAAGACCAGCTACCCATAATCCCTTACCGTAGCCAAAGCCGTCACAGCTTGCTGTGGCTAGGGCATTCATAGAGCGGAGGTCTATGAAAGCTCCCCATAAGCTATTAGGAACTAAAGATGCTTGACGTTCAGGACTGGGAATAAATCCTGTTTTTGTCCAAGTAGCTTGTAGGGTTTTCTTTTTAAGATCAGTTCCATTATCCCATGAAAGTTTCCAATGACCTTGATAACCGTATTGAGGCTCTGCATCTCCTCTAGGATTGAGTTGAAGAGCACCTTCTGTTATTTTACTATCATCTTTTGTGCTAAGAGAGAGAAGCTTGACAGTGACAGAATCTTTATTGAAGAGGTCGTGATTTTCGTAAGCAGTTCCTGAGAGATCATCTAAGGATATATATCCTGTTAATGTGATAGTGCCGTTCGTACCTTTTACATCAATTTTTGCTCCTTCACCAGTTTCTACAAGTGAGCTAACATTGATATGAAGATCTTGGATTGAAATAGATCCACTATTAGCAGTTGGAGTGCCTCCTCCCCCGGGTGCTGCACCACTTGCAGAGTTCTCAGTAGTTGCAAGAGTAGTTCCATTATCCATTAAGAGAATAGAATCTGCTTCTTGTTCAAAGGAAATAACAGACAGACTTGCTTTATCGGCTAAAACAAGTTTCCCGCCGCCTAGAATCACTTTTTGATAAATAGTTGATTCAAAATTAGTTGTGGTATTCGCGCTTTGACTATCTACATGGGCTCCGGAGAATAGCACGGTTCCGACATAGTTTGTGTAAGGAGTCGTGGATGTTCTATCTTGATTGATAATTAGTTTCTTATCATCGCTATGAGCTGCATCTGGAATATTAGTCACAATAGGATCATAAAAACAGAGCTTATGATCACCAGAAGCTGCTAGCAACTTAATGGTTGCTCCCTTTTCTAAGGTGACGGCGTTTCTAGTGATGGTACCGGCATCATTTTTTAGATTTTCATAGAAAATCATATCACCGTAATCAGCAGATAAACTTAGTTCTCCAACATTAGGAATATAGATAGCTCCGCCATCTTTTGCGATGTTGTTTGTAAACACCGTTTTCCCTGAGGAAGTAATGCTGACTTTTTCTCCGTAAATAGCTCCACCTGCAGTTGCAGCGAAGTTATTGGCGAAGAAGATTTCGTTTTGATTGCTTATAGTTAATCCTGTGAATGCAGGGCTATTCGCTGGAGGAGGAGGGGGATTTGCTGTTTGCTGTGTGCAATAAATAGCTCCACCTTGTCCTAATACTTCATTATTATTAGCAACTTCAGGAGATGCAGAGTTATTCTGCATAAGCAATTGTGCGTTATTTGTGAAGTCGATGTTCCCTTTTGAATAAATAGCTCCGCCAGATTTTGCATTATTCGCATCAAATTGTATGCTACCGTTTCCTGAGAAACTACTGACAGTATTCACAGGGCCGTTTGGAGGTGTTGTAGGATCAACTGAATGAATAGCACCGCCTAGCTTTTCAGCAGAGTTAGATCTGAAAAGAATCGAAGGGCATTGTGTAACATCTAGACTTTGAGATGCACCGATAGCTCCGCCGTTTGCACCGACGTTGCTAAGAAACTGCAGGGATTTTTTAATATTGCTAATTCCTACTATTTGTGCCCATAGAGCACCACCGTTGTCTGCAGCACTGTTATTTTTAAATAGCAGATTCTGAATATTTTGTAGAAATACAGGAGCTTTGGAGTATAACGCCCCACCTTTTGGGTTAACTGTAGTGTTTGGAGGTGTAGTGCGAGCCATCAGGGCTATGCAGTTAGAAAAGGACAGGGTATGCATCCCCGTAATCGTATAAGAGAACGATTCGGGAGTTGTTGCCGGAATAGAGCTTAAGGCAGCACCGTTTACCGAAGTGCGAAGGTTTGTAAATGTTAGATTATGGTTTTTACCCACAATTGTCATGGACCCAGCGGAGTTGAAAAAGCAACTTGAAGGTGTTGCTACCATTGAGTTGTCAAGATTTAAAAGATTCAAATTTCCTGACAATATCGCCGTGGTTCCCTCAGCATTTGATGTGATCGTATAGGGAAACATGTCTCTAAGATTACCGTCATAAGTTCCATTAGGAACTACAATTTCCAAAGAGAAGGCTTGGAATGAACAAGGAAGTGTTAGCGTTGTTGAAATTAGGAACTTACGAAGAGACGCTTTCATTTGCTCAAGAGGATGCAACAAGATTGATTTTGCTAATAAATAAAAAGTATTAAAAGATCAATAGGATAGGAAAGCGTTTAAATGAAAAATACCTATCATTAAAAGCTTTATCTTGTTTGATAATCTGTTGTGTGGATGGGAGTTTTTGTTGATTTTCTCTCTGTGATGACAATCATTATATGAGAGATTTCTCGAATATGTTGCAAATTGAACATAGAAGAAATTCAGAATTTTTTTACAAAAAGGGTTTCTGAATTTCTTACGATGCCATGTCTTAAAATAGGAACTGACTGCCGATATCTCCCGAATAATATTGTGAAGATTTGCGTATCTCTGCGCAACATTTTGAAAATAGCGTAATATTATCTAAGATTGCACAATGCATAGACAATTGTGCTGCTAGTGCTTGCCTTGAGAGATTTGTTCCTGAAGTTTTCCATGTAGCAAAAGGTGCATAGGTGGAGGTAATTGTAGAACATGGATTTTGGCGGAATAGATCTGCAATGAAGGCTAGAGATGTTGAATAGAAAATAGGCCAGCGCGAATTATGTCCTTCCAAACGCACGCCGATAGGTAGGGAGACATTGCCTAATTTACTGCTGGTAATTTCATGTTTTTTCTCTCCCTCTTCTTTAAATTTCCTTTGATAAGCATAGACACCTTGAAGATTCATAAAAGGAAGAATCTGATGGAAGATATTATGCTCTTCATGGAAATCAAAAGATAGAGAAGATCCTAATTCAGCACCTACACAATGGGTATTCCAATACCCGTGGGTAATTTCTGAAGATTTTCGTGTTATCGTGAGTTTGTTTTTACTATGGCTGTAGGTTGCTTGAACATTTAAAATTAGAGGAAGATCAGAAGAAATCTTCGATAAAAATTCAGGACGAATAAATAGGTTGCCTAGAGACCAATTTAGTATAGGTTTTATAGATGTACTATGCTGAAGGTAAAGAGATCCTGCGAGGATATTTTCACGATTTTTTGCTAAAGAGGCATCTTTAGATACCCCGAACATCTGGAAAAAGCCTATGCTAAGAATATCTTTAGAGGGAGTTTGTTGTGATAGTCCTAAAGCATAACCCCCACTAGCATGACGGAAGCCACGATTATCTTTATGATGATCTTTATGGAAATAGTTAGAAACTTCTGAAATCCATAGTCCATTGCGGTATAGGCTGCCATCGGAAATGGTATCCATAAGGTTATGGATACCACGAATGTCTACAAAAGCGTTCCATAGGCTATTGGGCACTAGGGAATTTCCCTGAGAGTCAATAAGACGAGGTCGGTAATGTTTTGGAGTCCAGACAAGGTGAGCAATTTTTTCTGCATTCGTTCTTGAACGTGTATTTATTGGTCTCGGTGCTTTTTCTAACCATTCGAGCTTCCAAGATCCTTGATATCCGTAAGGATCTGTTGGAACATGCAGATGATCTATTTTTATACGTGTATCGTCTAATTCTGCACTTTCAATTTTAACTAAGGGAATTCTTGTGGAATTCGCTAATTCTATATTTTCGTAAAAATCTTCATCTTGAATATCGATATTGATTGATCCTGAAAAGGACAGTTTTTTATCTCTTGATAAGAGTGAAATTTGTCCAGGTTCTCGATACGATAACGAACGGAATTTAATTTTTGAGTTTTGTGGTTGAGGATCTAGATGATTCAATTTTACAGGAACAGTGATATTTAAGAATTCAGCATTTTGCTTCACTCTAAGCATTGTGCTTTGATCTAGAATAAACGTTGTATTGGGACGTTGAATGAAATTAAAAATTGAAAGAATTGCTCCTGAACTTAAGTTTAGAGTGCCTCCTGCTAATATCATGTCTTGTGAAATCCTAGACATGTTTATAGAAGCTAAAGAGGAGCATGACCCAACGCATTCTCCAGATGAGAATAAAACCGTCCCCTTGTATATGTTTCCATCTGTTATTTGATTAATTAGCAGAGGAATATCGGAGGGAGAAGTTGATGTAATGGCATCATAGAATTTAACATGTCTTCCTTCTCTAGCTCCTATATAGCTAATAAAAGCATCATTTTCTAAATGAATGGCATTTTTTTCGAGGTGACTACCTCTTATTGTGGTATTTCCTGTGAAGGTAATATCTCCTTCTTCGGCAAATAGAGAAAGCTCTCCGTTAGGAGCGATGGCGATAGCTCCGCCACCAGGTCGCGAATTTACATCCCCCGCAGCTGTATTATTCATGAAATTAGTAGGGCCCATAGCTGTTAGATACATTTGCTTAGCGTAGATCGCCCCGCCACCGTTTACAGACACGTTATTAGAGAAGGTGATTTTCCGATTTCCATAAAATGATAATGAGGATGTTGTTTTTGATCCCGGATTAGGTATACAACAAATCGCTCCTCCCTTATCTGATGAGTAACATCCTGTAAAGAGGATCTCGTCATTGGATCTAAACATTAAAGATCCTTTAGAGCTGATTACACTTTTCCCTTTTTTTGAGCTGGTTGGTTCTAAAAATTTCAATTTAGAGAAACACGACATAGTAAAGAAAGTATCTGCAGAATTAAGAATCATCTTACCTTCAGTTGTGGTAGTGATTTTATTAAATGTTAAACTGCGGTTATTTCCGTTAAAAAGAAGATCTCCCTTGGTGTTTTTAAAACAGCTAGTATTTGCAGGTTTGGTAATCGCAACATTTTGTATCAAAATGTCGTCGGATAAAATATAGGTAGTTCCTTCTTCAGTGTCTGAAGTTTTAATCGAAAAAGCCGCGTTATTTATGCCGTCAAAATTATCCGCAGAGGTGAGTGTCTTTAACACAGCAGAGTATGCTGGTGAAAAACACAAACAAGACATAGCACAGCAGCAAAAAATCCATGGATTAGGTCTTTGCGTCATATGTTATTTCAAAAGTATATTTTCAGAATGTTTTTTTGCTTAGGGGAGGGAAATGAGAAAAAGCCTTTCCTCACATAGAAAAATTTCTGAAATTAATCAAGATCAATAAGGGATGTTTTCCTAAAGATATTTATATCTAAAGGACTAGGGAAAATAGATTTTTTCGTGAATGTATTTCCCCTGCACTATAGAGCAGGGGAAATCCTTCAGAAATGGATAGAGCTACCAGCATTAGCGTGATAGCTTCTTGCAGATTTACGTAGTTCGATACTTCCTTGAGCAAATAGCTGGATATAGGAGGTTGGGGCATAATCTCCACCAGCTTGGAATCTTGCTGCATGTCTTTCTAGATTTGTAGCAGTTGTTATCCATGGTGTGGTAACAACATTCGTTACAATTGGTGTTGTTGTATTTTTAGGATTGTGACGGTAAGCATCGCCCACATAAGCTGCAGAAAGTTCGTAATGGAGATTTTTAGATGCAGAATCTCCATAAACTTTCAGTCCTAAAGGTATAGAGATATTTGTCAAATGGGTGTGATCAAAAGCTCTACGTCTTAAGCCTTTTTCATGGAATCCTTTTTGGTATACGTAGACATTTTGTACTTTTACAAATGGTGACGCCATTTGGATAACGCCATCTTTACTCTGTATAGGAATAGCTATAGATGTAGCGATATCTCCAGAATAACAATGGTTTTCCCAAGAGCTATTTGTTTGTGTAGCATCGGGATATTTTATTTTCATGGAGTTGTCTCCATAAAAATAACCAAATTGTGCTTGGAAGGTTACTGGGAAATCATTGGTTATCTGTTTTAAAATTTTTGGTCTGAATACAGAGGTTCCTGCAAGGAGTTTTAAAATAGGTAATAGCTCTGTGTCGTATTGTGTATATAAAGATCCTGAAAGAATTTTCTCATGAATTCTTGCTCCTGCGTAATCTTTCGCTCTTCCAAATAGTTGGCAAAAACCAAAGTTGAATTTAAAACCATGGAGGGATTGAGAGGTTGCTCCTACGGCATAGCCTGAGCTGAAATTTCTGAACTTGCGATTCTTATCTGTTTTCTTGCCTTTTAAGAAGTTAGATAATCCTGCACCCCAGATGTCTTTGCCTTGAGCAGAATTTGCTTCTCCTTCAATTAAACGTTGGATAGCGGCAACATCAGAAACCATTCCCCATAAGCTATTAGGAACTAAAGAGGTGTAGCTTTTTGTATCTCCAGCAGTAGGGAGGTAACCTTGCGGTTGCCAACCTAAAGTCGCTACTTTTTCTTTGGCAGTTCCAGATCCTTGAGGAACATCTGCCCAGGTCAATTGCCATATACCCTGATAACCTGGATGTGAGGGGATAGCTTGATTAGGTGTGTTAGGACTATTTTCAAGTGTGATAGTTCCACCGTTTGTGGATAACTTTATAAATTCTCGATCTAATTGCTTAGCAAGATCTGGATTTTCATAAAATGTAGGATCAGAAACAGCAAGTGTGATAGCTCCTGTAACTTTTACAGTTCCAGTGCTTCTCGTAGTGCTAACTCTTGCAAAATCTGGTGAATTTACATCAGTAACACTCACCCATAAGTTTTTTAATTCTATACTTTCTGAAGCCTGTAGTTGTGTATTTTGTTCTAGTAGTACTACAGAATTATTATCCGTCTGTGTGAAAGATTTTGCAGAAAATAAAACTCCATCTTCTAAAATAAAAGTCCCGCCAGCTAATTCTACAGGTTGTTTTAAGCTGTTGGCAGTAGTTAATAATTTAGTCTGCGGAGCATTTTGTTGTTTACCCGAGAAGATTATAGTACCTTCATAAAGTCTAGGTGCTGTTGGAAGCACAGTAGCAGATCTAATTGTGATTGGAGCAGAAGATGAGCCCCCAGAAGGTGGTGATAATGGAGCATTGATTGTCAATTTGCTTGTGGAGTCAGCTAAATCATTTGATGTAATTGGGTCGTAGAAAATGATCGATTGGCCTTTTAAAGCACATAAGTGTTCGATCTTAGCTTTGGCTCCAATATCTATAGCATTTGGGGTTCCCTTTGCTATATTGCCTTCAAAGATAATATCTCCCAATTCGGCTATTAAAGAGATACTGCCATCTTCAGAAATGGCAATGGCTCCACCGTTCTCTTTGGCTGTGTTATTAGTAAATAAAGTCCGGCCCTTGGAAGTAATAACCAGGCTTTGTGCGTAAATTGCCCCTCCATTTTTTTCTGACGAGTTACCTAAAAATGTTAGACTATCGTTACCACCGAAGGTGAATGTGTTTTGAGCTTTAGGTAGCCCACCAGTACCAGGAGGTGGTGTAGGTGGTGGACTAGGAGGTGGGGGCGGTGGAGGAACAGGTGCTACTTTATAACAAACTGCTCCACCATTTTCTATGGAATGGTTGTTTGAAAATATAACGTGTCCATTATTAATTATCTGTAGATCAGAACCTTCACAATAAATTGCCCCCTTACCATCCGTCACAGTAGATCCTGGAGAATTTGAGAAAGTAAGATTAGTGAGATTGGTTAACTGTAATATTTTACCAGCTGCGGTGTTGCTAATGGCAGCACCCTGTGCAGTGAGGGAGATATTTTCAAATGTAAGTGAGCCGTTATCTCCTGAGAAATTTAGGTCCCCAGCAGTATTTTTAAAGCAATTTCCATCAGCGCTTGATGAACTAGAAGAACTTGCTGTGGTGACTAAAGTAATATTCTTAAAAGATACATCGGCATTTACACTGTAAGTTGTTCCCGCAGCATTACTCGATGACTTAGTGGTAAATGGTTGAGTATCTTTGTCCCCATCAAAACTTTGATTTAGCTCAGTATTTGTCTTCAATGCTGGGGTGGAAGTGTTTGTCGGTTTTCCTGGTGAAGGAGACGTTGAGGCGTTTTCAGCAAATGCTATGTGGGTGGATAGCAAGGACGACGAGAGTAAAAACCCATAAACAGAGAGTTTCATGAAGGTATCTTGGGTTATGAGGGACTGTCTCGCGAAATAGATAAAAAAATAAAAAAATTCAAGCTTATCAGAGAGAGTTTGCTGGGAGAGTGGGAAACTTCCTGCTCTTAAAGAGCAGGAAGTAAGGGAGATCTAGAAATGTATTTTAGCACCAAAATCATAGTTATAACTATGAGATGAGGAGCGTAGTTCACAGTTGCCTTCTGCGAAAATTTCGATGTTTGGTCTAACAGCAAATCTTCCAGAACCTTGAATAACCACAGCTTTGGTATCTAAGTTGGTAGCTTGTGTAGCCCAAGGAGCTAAGCCTCCAATTAGAAATAGTGTCATACTTTCAGGATCGATGCGAAATACATCATGAACATACATAGCGGATAGATCATAGGCAAGTAGTTCTCTAGGACATACTCCATGGATCTTAATCCCTAGGGGAAGAGCTAGATTAGCTAGATATGTACTCGAGAATAAGCAGCGACGTAGCCCTTCTTCTGTAAATTTTCTTTGTTCAGAATATACGCCTTGGAGTTTGACAAATGGAGATATGTTCTTAAGTATGGAGGGACATTTGCTCAAAGTATAGACAAATGTTGATCCTAGTTCTGCAGCTAAGGAATAGTTAGACCACATTCCTGTTGTTGTTGTTGTGTCTGCGTGATTTATTTTAAGGTGATTGTTGCTATGGCTATAACTTAGCTGAGCATTCACAATAACAGGGATAGACGGAGATGCTTGAAGTTCAGGAGGGCAATCTGTAGATCCCCCACAAAGGAAGCGCAGCATAGGTAGCGAGCCTATATGATGTGCATAAAAAGATCCTGAAAGTGTTTGATGATCTACTTGACCATTAGCGTCGTCTCTATCTTTGCCAAATAGCTGGGAAAATGCTGCTGAAAATACATTATCTGATAACGTATGTTTATTCATACCAATGACATAGCCGGTATTGTTATGTTGGAAGACATAATTTTTTTCAGAGCTATTAGAATGTAGGAAGTTTTTAATTCCAGCGGCCCAGAATCCTTCAGAGCATAGAGAATTTGTAGCTAAAGATTCTACAGTTCTCTCTAAATTGCGGATATCTGAGAAATTTCCCCATAGAGTGTTCACCACTAAAGGAGTGGTGATTTCTTGAGCTCCTCCAAAAGGAATGTAGCCTGTAGGTCTCCAATGTACGGTTGCTGTTTTTGTCCCTAAAGTTGTAACGCCTGCATTTGTAGAACCTGGAACCGTTTTCCAATCTATAGTCCAATCACCTTGATATCCACGATGGGAAGCGATATTTTTCCTAACAGCTTGGGGGATATCTACTAAGGTAATCTTTGTTATATCTTTATCAGCAAGTACTAGGAGTTCTTGATCTACATTATGAGCAAGAGATTGATTATCATAGAAGGTTTCCTGATCTGAGAAGATCCCTAAAGGGCCTTTGACCGTGACGGTATGAGCATTCCCTGATGTAGAGATATTTGCTGCTGTAGGATTTTTGAAATCATCAAGACGTAACCAAAGTTCTTTAATATCTAGATTTTCTTTTGTTTCTATACTGGATGTTTGGTCTAGGATAACTTTAGATCCTGCAGTTTGTGTTAGAGATTTAGCTTCTAGGTGTGCGCCTTTTTCTAAAACCAAAGATCCTGAGGATAGCGTTAACGGCTGTGTGAATTTAGAAATGTGCTTCATTTTTTTGTGAGGACTTTTTATATATCTTCCTGAAAAGATAATAGATCCTGTGTAGGTTGTTCCGCCGTCAGCTTTATTAATTTCTAAATTATCAGCGGCGGTTCCTTCAACAACCACAGGATCATAGAATAGAATAGACTGAGATTCTTTAGCTTCTAGCTTTAAAAATTTCCCGTTAGCTCCTACGTGAATAGCATTATTTACCTTATTCCCTGCGTCAGTAATGGTATTTCCTTTAAAGATAATACTTCCATCATCTGCAGATAGGCTAATCTCTCCAGCTCCCACAATGGAAATCGCCCCGCCTTTTTGCGTGGCATGATTATTTTCGAATAGGGTAGCTCCGCCAGCTTTAAGGACAAGTTTCTCAGCGTAAATAGCACCTCCTGTGGTTGCTGAGGAGTTATTTCTAAATATCATAGATTCATTTTTTTCAAGAGTTAGCGTTGCTGCTGTTGCTCCTGTTTTTGCACAATGGATAGCTCCGCCTGCTGCTGTAGAGTGGTTTGTATCAAAAGTTAACTTCTTATTTTCTTTGATAGTTGTTGCTGCCACACTATAAATAGCCGCATTTCCTGTGGTTGCTTTTGGGGCAGCAATAAAGGATAAGATGTTAAATCCTGACATTGTAAGTGTTTTCGCATCAGTATTGTTACTGATAGCAGCTCCTTGAGCTGTGGAAATGATATCTTCGAATATTAAGGAGTGGTTAGCTCCTGTGAAGGTGATATCCCCCGTAGAATTTTTAAAGCAACTTGTATTTGCTGGTGTTGTTGATTTAACATGTTGGATAATTATATCACCAGTGAGTGTATAGTTAGTTCCTCCAGCGGCTGTTGTTTGTTTGGGAGTAAGTTGCCCAGTTCCTGTAGAACCATCGAAACTCGTCGAAGATGGTAAATTGTCAGCATTTGCATGATTATGAAATGCTATAGATGCGGTAAAAGATGAAAAGATTAAAAACCCGTAGAGAGAGTTTTTCATAGTACATTCCCTGTTGTTTTATAGGAAAAAATGTTTTCTGCTTTTAAGAGTAGGCATAACCGTAGCAGTTATGCCTACTCGAAAAATCAGATGAGTTCAGTATCAATGGGTGTTACAAGTAAAATCCCTGATAGCAGGGATTTATACTGTTTAAAAGTGCACCCTGCTGCCAAAATCCATAGTGTAGCTATAGGAGGAACGTCGAAATTCTACGGTTCCTTGAGCAAAGATATTGATGTGTGATGTAAGGGAGAGGTTCCCCGATCCTTGCAACAGAGCAGCTTGTTTACCAAGATTTGTCGCTGTTGTTGTCCAGGGGAGTAGGCCTCCGGAGATTAATGAAGTCACACTCTCAGGATTGCAACGATATAGATCAGCAATATACATCCCAGTGAGTTCATAAGAGAGACGATGTAGTGATTGTCCTTGGATTTTTAGACCAATTGGCAATGAGAGATTTTTTAAATTACTATTACTAAAAGAGCGTCGTTTTATTCCTTGTTCTTGAAATTGCACTTGATGTGCATAAATCCAATGCAATTTAATAAATGGAGAGACGTATTGGAAAAATGTATGGGAGACATCCAAAGCAAACGGTAAAGAGCTTCCAATCTGGGCAGAATACCCATAGGTATTCCATGAACTTGTTGTTTGTGTGCGATCAGAGTATTTTACTGTCATATGATTTCTACCATAGCTATAGCTTATGAGAGCATCAAAGTTGATGGGAAAATCTTTGGAGATTTTCAGTAAGAATCTCGGTTTATATGTTGATGTTCCTGAAAGGAATCGCATAATGGGGAGTAAGTATCTAGAATGCTGAGCATAAAAAGACCCTGAAAAGAATTTATCTTTAGATCTTGAAGATCCAAAGTCTTTAGATCTTCCAAATAGCTGACAGATTCCTATGCTAAATATATCATTTTGAGGAGTATGTATTTTTCCTCCTGCAATGTATCCCGAACTCTTATGACGAAATCCATGGTTATTATCAGTGGAGCCTTTGCGGACAGAATTAGTAAGTGATGAAATCCAAAGGTTATTGCCTGATGATTGAGCGTTGGTTTCTATAGCTTGTTGAGCAAAGCGTGTATCTAAGAAGAGATTCCATAAGCTATTAGGAACTAAGGAGGAGGTAAACTCTCCGGTTCCCCCTACAAAAGGAATATATCCAGAGGGTTTCCAAACTAAGGACATCTTTTTATTAGGTTGTAATGCAACGTTACCAATGACAATTTCGGGTTGTTCTTCCCAAGAAATCGTCCATTTC contains these protein-coding regions:
- a CDS encoding polymorphic outer membrane protein middle domain-containing protein — translated: MKNSLYGFLIFSSFTASIAFHNHANADNLPSSTSFDGSTGTGQLTPKQTTAAGGTNYTLTGDIIIQHVKSTTPANTSCFKNSTGDITFTGANHSLIFEDIISTAQGAAISNNTDAKTLTMSGFNILSFIAAPKATTGNAAIYSVAATTIKENKKLTFDTNHSTAAGGAIHCAKTGATAATLTLEKNESMIFRNNSSATTGGAIYAEKLVLKAGGATLFENNHATQKGGAISIVGAGEISLSADDGSIIFKGNTITDAGNKVNNAIHVGANGKFLKLEAKESQSILFYDPVVVEGTAADNLEINKADGGTTYTGSIIFSGRYIKSPHKKMKHISKFTQPLTLSSGSLVLEKGAHLEAKSLTQTAGSKVILDQTSSIETKENLDIKELWLRLDDFKNPTAANISTSGNAHTVTVKGPLGIFSDQETFYDNQSLAHNVDQELLVLADKDITKITLVDIPQAVRKNIASHRGYQGDWTIDWKTVPGSTNAGVTTLGTKTATVHWRPTGYIPFGGAQEITTPLVVNTLWGNFSDIRNLERTVESLATNSLCSEGFWAAGIKNFLHSNSSEKNYVFQHNNTGYVIGMNKHTLSDNVFSAAFSQLFGKDRDDANGQVDHQTLSGSFYAHHIGSLPMLRFLCGGSTDCPPELQASPSIPVIVNAQLSYSHSNNHLKINHADTTTTTGMWSNYSLAAELGSTFVYTLSKCPSILKNISPFVKLQGVYSEQRKFTEEGLRRCLFSSTYLANLALPLGIKIHGVCPRELLAYDLSAMYVHDVFRIDPESMTLFLIGGLAPWATQATNLDTKAVVIQGSGRFAVRPNIEIFAEGNCELRSSSHSYNYDFGAKIHF